A single Vespula vulgaris chromosome 3, iyVesVulg1.1, whole genome shotgun sequence DNA region contains:
- the LOC127062889 gene encoding sorbitol dehydrogenase-like yields MAKDNLTAILYGINDIRLEQTPIEEPDTNEVLIEMRCVGICGSDVHYLEKGRIGDFILREPMIIGHESSGVIAKLGKNVTNLKVGDRVAIEPGVPCRLCTFCKDGRYNLCKDMVFCATPPVHGSLRRFYKHAADFCFKLPDHVTLEEGALMEPLSVGVHACKRAGVKIGSKVLILGAGPIGLVTLLVAKAMGASKVIITDIKQDKLDVAKKLGADEVYLTKREVSENENVKKIHELFGDDPDQTIDASGAQASIRLAILVTKSGGVIVLVGCGPPEVQVPLMNALVREVDIRGVFRYANDYGDALELLSSKKIDVKPLITHNYKIEDTVAAFAQTKAESGVIKVMIHCK; encoded by the exons ATGGCCAAGGATAATCTCACTGCCATACTTTACGGCATCAATGACATTCGGCtg gaaCAGACACCTATTGAGGAACCAGATACTAATG aAGTGTTAATAGAAATGAGATGTGTTGGAATTTGTGGATCGGACGTTCACTATCTTGAAAAGGGTAGAATAggcgattttattttacgtgAACCAATGATTATCGGTCATGAATCATCTGGAGTAATTGCTAAACTTGgaaaaaatgtaacaaattTGAAG GTCGGTGATCGTGTAGCTATTGAACCTGGTGTGCCTTGTAGATTATGTACGTTCTGTAAAGACGGTcgttataatttatgtaaagaCATGGTATTTTGTGCTACTCCTCCTGTACATGGCAGTTTGAGACGCTTTTACAAACACGCAGCTGATTTTTGTTTCAA attgcCTGATCATGTAACATTAGAAGAAGGAGCTCTTATGGAGCCCTTATCGGTTGGTGTTCATGCTTGCAAACGTGCCGGTGTAAAGATTGGTTCCAAAGTGTTAATTTTAGGTGCTGGACCAATTGGTTTAGTAACGTTATTAGTTGCTAAAGCTATGGGTGCTAGTAAAGTTATTATTACTG atataaagCAAGATAAATTAGATGTAGCTAAGAAGCTTGGAGCTGATGAGGTATATCTAACAAAACGTGAGGTttctgaaaatgaaaatgtaaaaaagattcATGAATTATTTGGTGATGATCCTGATCAGACAATTGATGCATCTGGTGCTCAAGCATCAATACGTTTAGCTATATTA gTAACTAAATCAGGCGGTGTGATTGTTTTGGTTGGTTGTGGTCCTCCTGAAGTACAAGTTCCACTTATGAATGCATTAGTAAGAGAGGTTGATATTAGAGGTGTTTTTAGATATGCTAACGA CTATGGTGATGCATTAGAACTgttatcttcgaaaaaaatagatgTGAAACCACTTATAACTCACAACTACAAAATAGAGGATACTGTTGCAGCGTTTGCGCAAACAAAAGCAGAAAGTGGTGTAATCAAAGTTATGATCCATTGCaaataa
- the LOC127062887 gene encoding protein claret segregational yields the protein MESRLPKPNHFYKKATTMIDIDLKKKNQSMTKIQTGLSRAVSSTKLTDDTKKDKNMLNNDGKSNNENESLPQTTRTKNIAAITRSNEAIKAMKRPGPIVTTANTKKPKVKVSVKAITPRKTLKTVLKTRNGINRPTENNTNNKTTATTTTTTTTTTTATVNKWDYKGRFAIVNSELIKLRGNYKEILSKNTELQKIIDDLKDNGNTYKLKLEEYETLKTTLSKELETTKEELKQVQNEKEDFVKRWTKAEEAYKKVTEELKELQDKFADQQAKLQEQTIETKKVKTKLEHDENLIKDLTIHKEELQSLVHQMDKERRILHNTVQEMKGNIRVFCRVRPRTPKESSKPLCFIKFVDECTIEIGKSDGSDMASCSGKVRNVRQEFSFDKVFPHNASQADIFEELSLLVQSALEGYNVCVFAYGQTGSGKTYTMEGEPGFDTEGMIPRTVRHIFKEMKELELLGWEYRIEASFLEIYNEHIVDLLDSQCNKIHEIRMRDNRGHDLYVSNLKVEEIHNAEELQDCLLTAQRNRAVAATNSNERSSRSHSVARIRLIGEHKTKEEICIGNLNLVDLAGSERLKGEEAARTAETKNINKSLANLGNVILALLKKQEHVPYRNSKLTHLLMPSLGGNSKTLMLLNISPLDECYNETLNSLRFASNVNNCKINVKRVRTALPNISNNLSSSSTSDI from the exons ATGGAATCTCGATTACCAAAACCTAAccatttctataaaaaagcTACGACTATGATAgatatagatttaaaaaaaaaaaaccaaagcATGACAAAAATTCAAACTGGCTTATCACGTGCAGTAAGCAGTACAAAACTTACAgatgatacaaaaaaagacaaaaatatgttaaataatgaTGGGAAATCTAATAACGAAAATGAATCTTTACCGCAAACTACACgtacaaaaaatattgctgCAATTACAAGATCTAACGAGGCAATCAAAGCTATGAAAAGGCCAGGACCAATTGTGACAACTGCTAATACAAAGAAACCAAAAGTTAAAGTTAGCGTAAAGGCTATTACTCcaagaaaaacattaaaaactgTATTGAAAACAAGAAATGGTATAAATCGACCTACTGAAAATAATACTAACAATAagactactgctactactactactactactactactactacgactGCTACTGTCAATAAATGGGATTATAAAGGTCGTTTCGCAATAGTAAATAGCGAACTGATCAAATTGCGtggaaattataaagaaatattaagtaaAAATACAGAACtgcaaaaaataatagatgaCTTAAAAGATAATGGGAACacatacaaattaaaattagaagaatATGAAACTTTAAAAACAACTTTATCTAAAGAACTTGAAACGACGAAGGAAGAACTTAAACAAGtacaaaatgaaaaggaagacTTCGTAAAACGTTGGACAAAGGCAGAAGAAGCATATAAGAAAGTAACTGAAGAGTTAAAAGAACTCCAAGATAAATTTGCAGACCAACAAGCAAAATTACAAGAGCAAACAATTGAAACTAAAAAAGTTAAAACAAAATTGGAACATGATGAAAATCTTATTAAAGATTTAACTATTCACAAAGAAGAATTACAATCTCTTGTCCATCAGATGGATAAAGAACGTAGAATCCTTCATAATACCGTACAAGAAATGAAAGGTAATATCAGAGTATTTTGTCGAGTACGTCCACGAACTCCAAAAGAATCTTCAAAACC attatgttttataaaattcgttGATGAATGTACTATAGAAATAGGAAAATCAGATGGTTCAGACATGGCTAGTTGCAGTGGAAAAGTAAGAAATGTACGGCAAGAATTCTCCTTTGACAAAGTGTTTCCACATAATGCATCACAGGCTGATATTTTCGAAGAATTATCTCTTTTAGTTCAATCTGCTCTTGAAGGATATAATGTTTGTGTATTTGCATATGGTCAAACTGGTTCTGGGAAAACGTACACGATGGAAGGAGAGCCTGGATTTGATACAGAAGGCATGATACCCAGAACG GTTCGACACATATTTAAAGAGATGAAAGAATTAGAGCTCCTTGGGTGGGAATACAGGATAGAAGCAAGTTTCTTGGAGATTTATAATGAACATATAGTTGATCTTCTTGACTCGCAATGTAACAAAATTCATGAAATACGTATGAGAGATAATAGAGGTCATGATCTTTATGTGAGTAACCTCAAAGTTGAAGAAATACATAATGCTGAAGAATTACAGGACTGTTTATTGACCGCGCAGCGTAATAGAGCTGTTGCAGCTACCAATTCAAATGAACG atcATCTAGATCTCATTCAGTAGCACGTATACGACTAATTGGTGAACATAAAACAAAGGAAGAAATCTGTATAGGAAATCTTAATTTAGTTGACTTAGCAGGTTCTGAACGATTAAAGGGCGAAGAAGCAGCTAGAACCGCAGAaacaaagaatattaataaatcattagCTAATCTTGGTAACGTTATCCTTGCACTTTTAAAGAAGCAAGAACATGTGCCGTATAGAAATTCAAAATTGACACATTTATTGATGCCATCTTTAGGAGGTAATTCAAAAACCCTTATGTTGCTTAATATATCTCCTTTAGATGAATGTTATAACGAAACATTGAATTCCTTAAGATTTGCCAGTAATGtgaataattgtaaaataaatgttaaaagagTTCGAACTGCGTTAccaaatatatcgaataatttatcatcTAGTTCAACGTCAGATATATAa